The following is a genomic window from Pseudomonas parafulva.
CATCAGCCGCGTTCGCCAGCGTCGCGTGGCCGAGCGCATCCAAGTCTCCGAGCAGGAAGTGAAGAACTTCCTCAACTCCGACCTGGGCAAGATGCAGATGTCGGAAGAGTACCGCCTGGCCAACATCCTCATCCCAACCCCGGAAAGCGCCAACTCCGACGCGATCCAGGCCGCTGCGCGCCAGGCCGGTGACGTCTACCAGCAACTGCGCAAGGGTGCGGACTTCGGCCAGTTGGCCATCGCCCGTTCGGCCAGCGAGAATGCCCTGGAAGGCGGCGAAATGGGCTGGCGTAAAGCCGGTCAATTGCCACCTGACTTCGCCAAGATGCTCAGCAGCATGTCGATTGGCGACATCACCCAGCCGATTCGTATCCCCAATGGCTTCATCATCCTCAAGCTCGAGGAAAAGCGTGGCGGTAGCGAAAGCGTGCTGCGTGACGAAGTCCATGTGCGCCATATCCTGATCAAGCCGAGCGAAATCCGTAGCGACGCCGCGACCGAGCAACTGGCTCAGCGCATCTACGATCGCATCCAGAATGGCGAAGACTTCGCCGAGCTGGCGAAGAGCTTCTCGGAAGATCCGGGCTCCGCGCTCAACGGCGGCGACCTCAACTGGGTCGATCCGAACAGCCTGGTGCCGGAATTCCGCGAGCAGATGGCCAATGCCCAGCAAGGTGTGGTCACCAAGCCGTTCAAGACCCAATACGGCTGGCACGTGCTGGAAGTGCTGGGCCGCCGCGCGACCGACAGCACCGAGCAGGCGCGTGAGCAGCAAGCGTTGAGCGTGCTGCGCAACCGCAAGTATGACGAAGAGCTGCAAAGCTGGTTGCGTCAGATCCGCGACGAAGCCTACGTTGAGATCAAGCTGCCTGGCGCCGAACAGGCCGCGCAGTGAAACCCCTGCGCTTCGCCGTCACGCCTGGCGAGCCCGCAGGCATAGGTCCCGACCTGTGCCTGCTGCTCGCCGCAGAGCAGCAACCCCACCCCCTGATCGCCATCACCAGCCGTGACCTGCTCCTGACGCGGGCCGCGCAACTGGGGCTGGCGATCAGTTTGCTCGAGGTCTCGCCACACGCCTGGCCTGACGAGCCCGCTCCGGCAGGTAGCCTGTACGTCTGGGACACGCCGTTGGCGGCGCCCGTGCAACCGGGTCAGCTCGATGCGCGCAACGCCGTCTTCGTGTTGCATACCCTGACCCGCGCGGGCCAAGGCTGCCTGGACGGCGATTTCGCCGGCATGGTCACCGCCCCAGTGCACAAGGGCGTGATCAATGAAAGCGGCATTGCATTCTCCGGACACACCGAATTCCTTGCCGAACTCACCCACACCGCCCAGGTCGTGATGATGCTGGCTACCCACGGCCTGCGCGTGGCCTTGGTGACCACTCACTTGCCGCTGCGGGACGTCGCCGATGCCATCACGGCCGAGCGCCTGGAGCGTGTCACACGCATCCTGCACGCCGATCTGCGGGACAAGTTCGGCATCGCCACGCCCCGCATTCTGGTCTGCGGCCTCAATCCGCATGCCGGCGAAGGCGGCCACCTCGGCCGCGAAGAAATCGACATCATCGAGCCCGCACTCGAGCGCCTGCGCGCCGAGGGCATGGACCTGCGCGGTCCATTGCCGGCCGACACCCTCTTTACCCCCAAATATCTGGAGCATTGCGACGCAGTGCTGGCGATGTACCACGACCAGGGCCTGCCCGTACTCAAGTACAAAGGCTTCGGCGCCGCCGTCAATGTCACCCTGGGGCTGCCGATCATCCGCACCTCGGTGGACCACGGCACCGCCCTGGACCTGGCCGGCAGCGGCAAGGTCGACACCGGCAGCTTGCGCGTCGCCCTGCACACCGCCTACCAGATGGCCGAGAACCGACCATGAACGAGCATTACCAACACCGGGCGCGCAAGCGCTTCGGTCAGAACTTCCTGCACGACGCCGGCATCATCGACCGCATCCTGCGCGCCATTCACGCCAAGGCGGGCGAGCACCTGCTGGAAATCGGTCCAGGCCAAGGCGCACTCACCGAAGGATTGCTGGGCAGCGGCGCGCAACTCGACGTCGTCGAGCTGGACAAAGACCTGGTGCCGATCCTGCAACACAAGTTCGCTGGCCGTGACAACTTCCGCCTGCACCAGGGCGACGCGCTGAAGTTCGACTTCAATACCCTGGGCGTTCCACCGCGCAGCCTCAAGGTAGTCGGCAACCTGCCCTACAACATCTCCACCCCACTGATTTTCCACCTGCTGGCGCACGCCGGGCTGATCCGCGACATGCACTTCATGCTGCAGAAGGAAGTGGTCGAGCGCATGGCGGCCGGTCCCGGTGGCGGTGATTGGGGTCGTCTGTCGATCATGGTCCAGTACCACTGCCGCGTTGAGCACTTGTTCAATGTCGGCCCCGGCGCATTCAACCCGCCGCCGAAGGTGGACTCGGCAATCGTGCGTTTGGTCCCACACGAAGTGCTGCCGCATCCGGCCAAGGATCCAGCACTGCTCGAACGCGTAGTCCGCGAAGCGTTCAACCAGCGCCGCAAAACCCTGCGCAATACCCTCAAGGGCCTGCTCGACAGCCAAGCCATCGAGGCGGCAGGCGTCGACGGCAGCCTGCGCCCTGAACAGCTCGACCTGGCGGCCTTCGTGCGCCTGGCCGATCAATTGGCGGCGCAGCAAGGCTGATCGCCTTGCTCGTGGCGCGTGCCTGATCGCGCCTAGAACACGCCCATGATAGGCACGGCCAGCCCGCACCGCTGGCCCTCTGCCCTCGCAATGGCCTAGACTGCGACAATCGCGTTAATGCTCCGTTCGCCAAGGCCCTTGCATGTCCGACCCCCGCTATCAGATCGACGTCAGCGTCGTCACCCGCTTCCTCAAAGACCAGTCAGACCCCGAAAACAACCGGTTCGCCTTCGCCTATACCATCACGGTGGCGAACAACGGCACCCTCAAGGCCAAGCTGACCGCACGCCATTGGTTGATCACCAACGGTGACGGCGAAGTCGAAGAAGTGCGCGGCGACGGCGTGGTCGGCCAGCAGCCGGTTATCGCGCCTGGGCAGAGCCACACTTATAGCAGCGGCGCGGTCATCAAAACCCGTGTCGGCACCATGCAGGGCAGCTACCAGATGTTCGCCGAAGATGGCACACGCTTCGACGCACCCATCGCACCCTTCCGTCTGGCGGTGCCCGGAGCCCTGCACTGATGGCTACTTATGCCGTCGGCGATCTTCAAGGCTGCCTGAAACCGCTCAAGTGCCTGCTTGAACAGGTGCGTTTCAATCCAGCGAGCGACCGCCTGTGGTTGGTGGGTGACCTGGTCAACCGTGGCCCGGAATCGCTCGAGACCCTGCGCTACCTCTATTCGATACGGGATTCGCTGGTCTGTGTGCTGGGCAATCACGACCTGCACCTGCTCGCCGCCTGGCACAACCCCGAGCGCTTGAAGAAGAGCGACACGCTGCGCGAAATCGTCGAGGCACCCGATGCCGATGCGCTGCTCGGCTGGCTGCGCCGGCAGAAGCTGCTGCATTACGACGAAGCACGCGGTATCGCCATGGCCCACGCCGGCATCCCGCCCCAATGGACCTTGGGCAAGGCGCTGGAGTTGGCAGCAGAGGTCGAGCAGGTGCTGCGCGACGACAACCGGCTCCAGCCCTACCTGGACGGGATGTACGGCAACGAGCCGAACAAGTGGAGCAAGGACCTGACCGGTATCGAACGGTTGCGGGTGATCACCAACTACTTCACCCGCATGCGCTTCTGCACGGCCTCCGGCAAGCTCGACCTCAAGAGCAAGGAAGGCCTGGACAGCGCACCGAAGGGCTACAAAGCCTGGTATGCACACAAGAACCGTCGTTCGCGGCATGTGAAGATCATCTTCGGGCACTGGGCAGCCCTCGAAGGGCGGGTGGACACACCCGACATCATCGCGCTGGACACCGGCTGCGTCTGGGGCGGTGCCATGACCCTGTACAACCTCGACAGCGGGGCGTATCACCGCTGCGCCTGCACCGACGAAGGGGACGTCCGCGTCCCCTGCGAACCGACTAGAATCGACGATCGAACCTGAAGGAAAGCGTACCCATGAGCGAATTCAAGCGCATCCCCCCGGAGCAGGCCCTGGCCCTGCGCGAGCAAGGGGCCGTGGTGGTCGACATTCGTGACGCCGCCGCCTATGCCGCCGGCCATGTCACCGGTGCCCGCCACCTGGACAACCATTCGGTGGCCGATTTCATCCGCCAAGCGGACCTGGATGCGCCGACGCTGGTGGTCTGCTATCACGGCAACTCCAGCCAGAGCGCGGCCGCCTACCTGGTGGGCCAAGGATTTTCTGACGTCTACAGCGTCGACGGCGGCTTCGAGCTGTGGCGCGCCACCTTCCCAGGTGAAACCGAGCAAAGCCAACCCGAATAATTTTTTCATCTGCTCTGCAGCCCGCGCGCTCTGCGGGCTTGCGCCCCACCTGACGAACGGTCGCAGGCAACTTCTTGCCACCACGACCTTGACCTTGCCGATTACCAACTATCCTTAAGCCCAGGCCATCCAAATCAGGGGAGAGCCGGTACACCGGCGTGCGGGTCATCGGTAGCGTTTCAGGGTGTTCTGGGGGGTACAAGGCATTCGGCGAAAGCCGCTTGCATGCCAGCATCAGCTGACTGATCCGGCGTCGTCTCCACGTATCGAGCGAGGTGACGTCATGAGCATTTTTAGCCACTTCCAACAACGTTTCGAGTCCACCCGCCAGGAAGAACTTTCGCTGCAGGAGTACCTCGAGCTGTGCAAAGAGGATCGCAGTGCCTACGCCTCGGCGGCTGAACGGCTGTTGCTGGCCATCGGCGAACCGGAGCTGATCGACACCTCCACCAACTCCAGGCTGTCGCGGATCTTTTCCAACAAAGTGATCCGTCGCTACCCGGCCTTTGCCGACTTCCATGGCATGGAAGAGTGCATCGACCAGATTGTTTCCTACTTCCGCCATGCGGCCCAAGGCCTGGAAGAGAAGAAGCAGATCCTCTACTTGCTGGGCCCGGTCGGTGGCGGTAAATCGTCCCTGGCCGAAAAACTCAAGCAGTTGATCGAGAAAGTCCCCTTCTATGCCATCAAGGGGTCACCGGTCTTCGAAACACCGCTGGGCTTGTTCAATGCCAACGAAGATGGCGACATCCTCCAGGAAGAATTCGGCATTCCAAAGCGTTACCTGAACACCATCATGTCGCCGTGGGCAACCAAGCGTCTGCAGGAGTTCGGCGGCGACATCAGCAAGTTCAAGGTGGTCAAGCTGTATCCCTCGATCCTCAACCAGATCGCCGTCGCCAAGACCGAGCCGGGTGACGAGAACAACCAAGACATTTCGGCCCTGGTGGGTAAAGTGGATATCCGCAAACTCGAAGAATTCCCGCAGAACGACGCCGATGCCTACAGCTATTCGGGCGCGTTGTGCCGCGCCAACCAGGGCCTGATGGAATTCGTCGAGATGTTCAAGGCGCCGATCAAGGTCTTGCACCCTTTGCTGACGGCCACCCAGGAAGGCAACTACAACAGCACCGAGGGTCTGGGCGCGATCCCCTACTCCGGCATCTTGTTGGCCCACTCCAACGAATCGGAGTGGCACACCTTCCGCAACAACAAGAACAACGAAGCCTTCATCGACCGGATTTACATCGTCAAGGTGCCCTACTGCCTGCGCGTCAGCGACGAGATCCGCATCTACGACAAGCTGCTGGTCAACAGCTCGCTGGCCAAGGCCCATTGCGCGCCGGACACGCTCAAGATGCTGGCCCAGTTCACCGTGTTGTCGCGCTTGAAAGAGCCGGAAAACTCCAACATCTATTCGAAGATGCGTGTCTACGACGGTGAGAATCTCAAGGACACCGATCCCAAGGCCAAGTCGATTCAGGAGTACCGTGACAGCGCGGGCGTCGACGAAGGCATGAATGGACTCTCCACGCGCTTCGCGTTCAAGATCCTGTCGAAAGTGTTCAACTTCGATCCCCATGAAGTGGCCGCCAACCCAGTGCACCTGCTGTATGTCCTCGAACAACAGATCGAGCAGGAGCAGTTCCCGGCAGAAGTTCGCGAGCGCTACCTGCGCTACCTCAAAGAGTACCTGGCGCCGCGCTACATCGAGTTCATCGGCAAGGAAATCCAGACGGCCTACCTGGAGTCTTACAGCGAGTACGGCCAGAACATCTTCGATCGCTATGTGCTGTACGCCGACTTCTGGATTCAGGACCAAGAGTACCGCGACCCGGAAACCGGCGAGATCCTCAACCGCATCGCGCTCAACGAAGAACTGGAGAAGATCGAGAAACCGGCGGGCATCAGCAACCCGAAAGATTTCCGCAACGAGATCGTCAACTTCGTGCTGCGTGCGCGTGCCAACAACAACGGCAAGAACCCGAGCTGGCTGAGCTATGAAAAACTGCGGGTGGTGATCGAGAAGAAAATGTTCTCCAACACCGAGGATCTGCTGCCAGTCATCAGTTTCAACGCCAAGGCAAGCAAGGAAGACCAGAAGAAGCACAACGACTTCGTCACCCGGATGGTGGAACGTGGCTACACCGACAAGCAGGTTCGCCTGTTGTCGGAATGGTACCTGCGGGTCAGGAAATCGCAATAAAGCGACCAGTCGTCTGCCGTAAGCTGCGAGCGGTCGCGTAGCCCCTCAGGGGCTGCGCGTCGGCTTGCGGTGATGGTGGCTGCGTTGTCTAGCAGCTTGACGCTCGAAGCTTGCAGCTGCGCTTAGCGGAGGCCCCATGAGCTACGTGATCGACCGACGCCTGAACGGCAAGAACAAGAGCACGGTGAACCGGCAGCGCTTTCTGCGCCGCTACCGTGAGCACATCAAGAAGGCGGTCGAAGAGGCCGTGAGCCGCCGCTCCATCACGGACATGGAGCATGGCGAGCAGATCAGTATTCCCGGTCGCGACATCGACGAACCGGTGCTGCATCACGGTCGCGGCGGCAAACAGACCGTCGTCCATCCAGGCAACAAGGAATTCACCGCCGGTGAACACATCGCCCGCCCTCAGGGCGGCGGCGGCGGAGGCGGCAAAGGCAAGGCCGGCAAC
Proteins encoded in this region:
- the surA gene encoding peptidylprolyl isomerase SurA; translation: MKSKLIDRLRPLMLGAVMLSGAVYAAPQPLDRVVAIVDNDVVMQSQLDQRVHEVQQTIAKRGGGVPPASALQQQVLERLIVENLQLQIGERSGIRITDEELNQAIGTIAQRNGMSLDQFRAALAHDGLSFDDAREQVKREMIISRVRQRRVAERIQVSEQEVKNFLNSDLGKMQMSEEYRLANILIPTPESANSDAIQAAARQAGDVYQQLRKGADFGQLAIARSASENALEGGEMGWRKAGQLPPDFAKMLSSMSIGDITQPIRIPNGFIILKLEEKRGGSESVLRDEVHVRHILIKPSEIRSDAATEQLAQRIYDRIQNGEDFAELAKSFSEDPGSALNGGDLNWVDPNSLVPEFREQMANAQQGVVTKPFKTQYGWHVLEVLGRRATDSTEQAREQQALSVLRNRKYDEELQSWLRQIRDEAYVEIKLPGAEQAAQ
- the pdxA gene encoding 4-hydroxythreonine-4-phosphate dehydrogenase PdxA, translated to MKPLRFAVTPGEPAGIGPDLCLLLAAEQQPHPLIAITSRDLLLTRAAQLGLAISLLEVSPHAWPDEPAPAGSLYVWDTPLAAPVQPGQLDARNAVFVLHTLTRAGQGCLDGDFAGMVTAPVHKGVINESGIAFSGHTEFLAELTHTAQVVMMLATHGLRVALVTTHLPLRDVADAITAERLERVTRILHADLRDKFGIATPRILVCGLNPHAGEGGHLGREEIDIIEPALERLRAEGMDLRGPLPADTLFTPKYLEHCDAVLAMYHDQGLPVLKYKGFGAAVNVTLGLPIIRTSVDHGTALDLAGSGKVDTGSLRVALHTAYQMAENRP
- the rsmA gene encoding 16S rRNA (adenine(1518)-N(6)/adenine(1519)-N(6))-dimethyltransferase RsmA; the encoded protein is MNEHYQHRARKRFGQNFLHDAGIIDRILRAIHAKAGEHLLEIGPGQGALTEGLLGSGAQLDVVELDKDLVPILQHKFAGRDNFRLHQGDALKFDFNTLGVPPRSLKVVGNLPYNISTPLIFHLLAHAGLIRDMHFMLQKEVVERMAAGPGGGDWGRLSIMVQYHCRVEHLFNVGPGAFNPPPKVDSAIVRLVPHEVLPHPAKDPALLERVVREAFNQRRKTLRNTLKGLLDSQAIEAAGVDGSLRPEQLDLAAFVRLADQLAAQQG
- the apaG gene encoding Co2+/Mg2+ efflux protein ApaG; the protein is MSDPRYQIDVSVVTRFLKDQSDPENNRFAFAYTITVANNGTLKAKLTARHWLITNGDGEVEEVRGDGVVGQQPVIAPGQSHTYSSGAVIKTRVGTMQGSYQMFAEDGTRFDAPIAPFRLAVPGALH
- a CDS encoding symmetrical bis(5'-nucleosyl)-tetraphosphatase encodes the protein MATYAVGDLQGCLKPLKCLLEQVRFNPASDRLWLVGDLVNRGPESLETLRYLYSIRDSLVCVLGNHDLHLLAAWHNPERLKKSDTLREIVEAPDADALLGWLRRQKLLHYDEARGIAMAHAGIPPQWTLGKALELAAEVEQVLRDDNRLQPYLDGMYGNEPNKWSKDLTGIERLRVITNYFTRMRFCTASGKLDLKSKEGLDSAPKGYKAWYAHKNRRSRHVKIIFGHWAALEGRVDTPDIIALDTGCVWGGAMTLYNLDSGAYHRCACTDEGDVRVPCEPTRIDDRT
- the glpE gene encoding thiosulfate sulfurtransferase GlpE; the encoded protein is MSEFKRIPPEQALALREQGAVVVDIRDAAAYAAGHVTGARHLDNHSVADFIRQADLDAPTLVVCYHGNSSQSAAAYLVGQGFSDVYSVDGGFELWRATFPGETEQSQPE
- a CDS encoding PrkA family serine protein kinase, with translation MSIFSHFQQRFESTRQEELSLQEYLELCKEDRSAYASAAERLLLAIGEPELIDTSTNSRLSRIFSNKVIRRYPAFADFHGMEECIDQIVSYFRHAAQGLEEKKQILYLLGPVGGGKSSLAEKLKQLIEKVPFYAIKGSPVFETPLGLFNANEDGDILQEEFGIPKRYLNTIMSPWATKRLQEFGGDISKFKVVKLYPSILNQIAVAKTEPGDENNQDISALVGKVDIRKLEEFPQNDADAYSYSGALCRANQGLMEFVEMFKAPIKVLHPLLTATQEGNYNSTEGLGAIPYSGILLAHSNESEWHTFRNNKNNEAFIDRIYIVKVPYCLRVSDEIRIYDKLLVNSSLAKAHCAPDTLKMLAQFTVLSRLKEPENSNIYSKMRVYDGENLKDTDPKAKSIQEYRDSAGVDEGMNGLSTRFAFKILSKVFNFDPHEVAANPVHLLYVLEQQIEQEQFPAEVRERYLRYLKEYLAPRYIEFIGKEIQTAYLESYSEYGQNIFDRYVLYADFWIQDQEYRDPETGEILNRIALNEELEKIEKPAGISNPKDFRNEIVNFVLRARANNNGKNPSWLSYEKLRVVIEKKMFSNTEDLLPVISFNAKASKEDQKKHNDFVTRMVERGYTDKQVRLLSEWYLRVRKSQ